A section of the Babylonia areolata isolate BAREFJ2019XMU chromosome 1, ASM4173473v1, whole genome shotgun sequence genome encodes:
- the LOC143294131 gene encoding protein FAM149B1-like isoform X2, with product MIHLEIVGSSASPRADLISRLGLVDSRNGRIGSPSSIYPPSTPPSRRDARIIRIPSSRLKKTPTPTTSRRALKRSTAQQDSAPLPEPADEDLPPDYIASVNNAIASYNTTPTSSGRSSPTSMDTQSTLSISQGGWTTGNTTERSSLDSSCYSMDEFERQAASTVNQHFEEFESMLFEGPRETVSSVYRECQEWVTQFPHIRVLGKQVMAPKDTGFHFVSPTNTSNSTTPRPSTSGTLDLNLSEHDLSFASDTQGLTLSGRKVKATKAPLEVTSMLTARSHRLDTGSDSHVSSDYDFLHEEIFAQDGVYEDIIAVDYKNIYEDNMEHKKQITPRRRRVGYPPITPNACVKDSVSSGAFDRLWCEIMSWTQPLIRRYAAELEAKKQAGDLGHVMIPAPPYRASSFVLPMRSPHGMDGQVSFDGMLNVSRMALRNRNPLGMSSGDVGDSSVLGMTAQALAPVQRGNNSSTNRPATVNPHRWRQSQGRRLDPLPEPSKVQNADEGRSHQPSPQNALRVKQIVPTGPHRLSSPPNPLAGRLPPLESSGVPAHRKTGHRASSAIDNKEGRHLGGRDRSNNAVEVSRPSTTQAFRSDTPFSMSRRSSTPLGQNIPSRQLYLMSGHKALGITGSGLHPSADPTPNILEDQEGPTREDIHHNQWIPSAPSYTTSFLKRIRMRSLRN from the exons GCGGGCCCTGAAGAGGTCGACAGCCCAACAGGACAGTGCGCCGCTGCCCGAGCCTGCTGACGAGGACCTACCGCCTGATTACATCGCCTCTGTCAACAATGCCATTGCCAG TTACAACACGACCCCCACCAGCAGCGGGCGGTCATCGCCCACCAGCATGGACACCCAGAGCACGCTGTCCATCTCCCAGGGGGGCTGGACCACCGGCAACACCACCGAGCGCAGCAGTCTGGACTCCTCCTGCTACTCCATGGAT GAGTTTGAGCGACAAGCTGCCAGCACGGTGAACCAGCACTTTGAGGAGTTCGAGTCCATGCTGTTTGAGGGGCCCAGAGAGACCGTGTCCAGTGTGTACAGGGAGTGTCAGGAGTGGGTCACCCAGTTCCCGCACATCAG agtgcTGGGCAAACAGGTGATGGCCCCCAAAGACACTGGCTTTCACTTTGTCTCCCCAACCAACACCTCCAACAGCACCACACCACGACCTTCCACCTCCGGCACACTCGACCTCAACCTCTCCGAACATGACCTCTCCTTTGCTTCTGACACTCAGGG ATTGACACTGTCAGGGAGAAAAGTCAAAGCCACCAAAGCACCGCTAGAGGTCACCAGCATGCTGACGGCCCGAAGTCATCGTCTGGACACTGGTTCCGACAGTCACGTCAGCAGTGACTACGACTTCCTGCACGAAGAGATCTTTGCTCAAGACGGCGTCTATGAAGATATCATCGCTGTGGATTACAAAAACAT TTATGAGGACAACATGGAGCACAAGAAGCAGATCACACCACGTCGGAGGCGAGTGGGCTACCCGCCCATCACGCCCAATGCCTGTGTGAAGGACAGTGTGTCGAGTGGGGCCTTCGACCGGCTGTGGTGTGAG ATCATGTCATGGACACAGCCGCTGATCAGGAGGTACGCGGCAGAGCTGGAGGCGAAGAAACAGGCGGGGGACCTGGGCCACGTCATGATCCCTGCGCCCCCTTACAGGGCCTCGTCCTTCGTGCTGCCCATGCGG AGTCCTCACGGAATGGATGGGCAGGTGTCCTTTGACGGTATGCTGAACGTCTCCAGAATGGCTCTCCGAAACAGGAACCCCCTCGG CATGAGTTCAGGAGACGTGGGAGACTCCTCGGTGCTGGGGATGACGGCTCAGGCCCTGGCCCCTGTCCAGAGGGGGAACAACTCCAGCACCAACAGACCGGCCACCGTCAACCCTCACCGCTGGCGGCAGAGTCAGGGTCGACGTCTGGACCCGCTTCCAGAGCCTTCCAAAGTCCAGAACGCT gacgagGGTCGTAGTCACCAGCCTAGTCCCCAGAACGCTCTGCGAGTCAAACAGATTGTTCCCACAGGTCCTCATCGACTGTCGTCACCGCCCAACCCACTGGCTGGTCGTCTTCCTCCTCTGGAGTCTTCAGGGGTG CCAGCTCACCGTAAAACGGGCCACCGGGCCAGCAGTGCCATAGACAACAAGGAGGGGCGGCAcctgggggggagggacaggagcAACAACGCTGTGGAAGTCAGCCGTCCAAGTACTACTCAGGCCTTCAGG TCGGACACACCATTCAGTATGTCGCGACGGTCGTCCACACCTCTTGGGCAGAACATCCCCTCCCGCCAACTCTACCTCATGAGCG GTCACAAGGCTCTCGGCATCACGGGCAGTGGCCTTCACCCCTCCgctgaccccacccccaacatcctgGAGGATCAGGAGGGGCCCACGAGGGAGGATATCCACCACAACCAGTGGA TTCCCAGCGCCCCAAGCTACACCACCAGCTTTCTCAAGCGGATCCGGATGCGAAGCTTGCGAAACTGA
- the LOC143294131 gene encoding protein FAM149B1-like isoform X3, producing MLSLNSVLENEKRQLLYLPKGKKTKQAMTSRYVRKPVPHELRALKRSTAQQDSAPLPEPADEDLPPDYIASVNNAIASYNTTPTSSGRSSPTSMDTQSTLSISQGGWTTGNTTERSSLDSSCYSMDEFERQAASTVNQHFEEFESMLFEGPRETVSSVYRECQEWVTQFPHIRVLGKQVMAPKDTGFHFVSPTNTSNSTTPRPSTSGTLDLNLSEHDLSFASDTQGLTLSGRKVKATKAPLEVTSMLTARSHRLDTGSDSHVSSDYDFLHEEIFAQDGVYEDIIAVDYKNIYEDNMEHKKQITPRRRRVGYPPITPNACVKDSVSSGAFDRLWCEIMSWTQPLIRRYAAELEAKKQAGDLGHVMIPAPPYRASSFVLPMRSPHGMDGQVSFDGMLNVSRMALRNRNPLGMSSGDVGDSSVLGMTAQALAPVQRGNNSSTNRPATVNPHRWRQSQGRRLDPLPEPSKVQNADEGRSHQPSPQNALRVKQIVPTGPHRLSSPPNPLAGRLPPLESSGVPAHRKTGHRASSAIDNKEGRHLGGRDRSNNAVEVSRPSTTQAFRSDTPFSMSRRSSTPLGQNIPSRQLYLMSGHKALGITGSGLHPSADPTPNILEDQEGPTREDIHHNQWIPSAPSYTTSFLKRIRMRSLRN from the exons GCGGGCCCTGAAGAGGTCGACAGCCCAACAGGACAGTGCGCCGCTGCCCGAGCCTGCTGACGAGGACCTACCGCCTGATTACATCGCCTCTGTCAACAATGCCATTGCCAG TTACAACACGACCCCCACCAGCAGCGGGCGGTCATCGCCCACCAGCATGGACACCCAGAGCACGCTGTCCATCTCCCAGGGGGGCTGGACCACCGGCAACACCACCGAGCGCAGCAGTCTGGACTCCTCCTGCTACTCCATGGAT GAGTTTGAGCGACAAGCTGCCAGCACGGTGAACCAGCACTTTGAGGAGTTCGAGTCCATGCTGTTTGAGGGGCCCAGAGAGACCGTGTCCAGTGTGTACAGGGAGTGTCAGGAGTGGGTCACCCAGTTCCCGCACATCAG agtgcTGGGCAAACAGGTGATGGCCCCCAAAGACACTGGCTTTCACTTTGTCTCCCCAACCAACACCTCCAACAGCACCACACCACGACCTTCCACCTCCGGCACACTCGACCTCAACCTCTCCGAACATGACCTCTCCTTTGCTTCTGACACTCAGGG ATTGACACTGTCAGGGAGAAAAGTCAAAGCCACCAAAGCACCGCTAGAGGTCACCAGCATGCTGACGGCCCGAAGTCATCGTCTGGACACTGGTTCCGACAGTCACGTCAGCAGTGACTACGACTTCCTGCACGAAGAGATCTTTGCTCAAGACGGCGTCTATGAAGATATCATCGCTGTGGATTACAAAAACAT TTATGAGGACAACATGGAGCACAAGAAGCAGATCACACCACGTCGGAGGCGAGTGGGCTACCCGCCCATCACGCCCAATGCCTGTGTGAAGGACAGTGTGTCGAGTGGGGCCTTCGACCGGCTGTGGTGTGAG ATCATGTCATGGACACAGCCGCTGATCAGGAGGTACGCGGCAGAGCTGGAGGCGAAGAAACAGGCGGGGGACCTGGGCCACGTCATGATCCCTGCGCCCCCTTACAGGGCCTCGTCCTTCGTGCTGCCCATGCGG AGTCCTCACGGAATGGATGGGCAGGTGTCCTTTGACGGTATGCTGAACGTCTCCAGAATGGCTCTCCGAAACAGGAACCCCCTCGG CATGAGTTCAGGAGACGTGGGAGACTCCTCGGTGCTGGGGATGACGGCTCAGGCCCTGGCCCCTGTCCAGAGGGGGAACAACTCCAGCACCAACAGACCGGCCACCGTCAACCCTCACCGCTGGCGGCAGAGTCAGGGTCGACGTCTGGACCCGCTTCCAGAGCCTTCCAAAGTCCAGAACGCT gacgagGGTCGTAGTCACCAGCCTAGTCCCCAGAACGCTCTGCGAGTCAAACAGATTGTTCCCACAGGTCCTCATCGACTGTCGTCACCGCCCAACCCACTGGCTGGTCGTCTTCCTCCTCTGGAGTCTTCAGGGGTG CCAGCTCACCGTAAAACGGGCCACCGGGCCAGCAGTGCCATAGACAACAAGGAGGGGCGGCAcctgggggggagggacaggagcAACAACGCTGTGGAAGTCAGCCGTCCAAGTACTACTCAGGCCTTCAGG TCGGACACACCATTCAGTATGTCGCGACGGTCGTCCACACCTCTTGGGCAGAACATCCCCTCCCGCCAACTCTACCTCATGAGCG GTCACAAGGCTCTCGGCATCACGGGCAGTGGCCTTCACCCCTCCgctgaccccacccccaacatcctgGAGGATCAGGAGGGGCCCACGAGGGAGGATATCCACCACAACCAGTGGA TTCCCAGCGCCCCAAGCTACACCACCAGCTTTCTCAAGCGGATCCGGATGCGAAGCTTGCGAAACTGA